One window of the Zea mays cultivar B73 chromosome 3, Zm-B73-REFERENCE-NAM-5.0, whole genome shotgun sequence genome contains the following:
- the LOC100275056 gene encoding uncharacterized protein LOC100275056: MEGIIPFIFKVIAQYKEEGQAASFGGMASDGSVESSPPVSSSYVLLPSDSDRRHRDERNDDGRPVCPTSSVDSGAVTTCTARPSPLRCSSTLRRRA; this comes from the coding sequence ATGGAAGGCATCATCCCGTTCATCTTCAAGGTCATAGCGCAGTACAAAGAAGAAGGACAGGCTGCCTCCTTCGGTGGCATGGCCTCCGACGGTTCTGTCGAATCCTCCCCGCCGGTGTCGTCGTCGTACGTGCTCCTGCCTAGTGACTCCGACCGGCGCCACCGCGACGAGAGGAACGACGACGGCCGGCCGGTCTGCCCGACGTCGTCCGTGGACTCCGGGGCCGTCACCACCTGCACCGCGAGACCGTCTCCGCTCCGGTGCTCGTCGACGCTGCGCCGGCGAGCCTAG